From one Solanum lycopersicum chromosome 12, SLM_r2.1 genomic stretch:
- the LOC101251756 gene encoding uncharacterized protein: protein MRVALLERNKFGLVDGLCKKEVFPNGMENHWERANVVVLSWLMNLVEKGLLGGTMYASNAQEVWEELFERFNKIDGSKTYNLHKEIETLSRSTSTVSAYFSRLKNLWEEFEDLIPNPGCNCEKPKDFVVHLQKLKLFQFLMDLNDSYNQARSQILLMSPMPSVNHAYGMIMSDEGQRSIAANTEILNPNHAASGSNIDMAMFTRNGTNRYKRNYNEQCEFCKMKGHTKEVCYKLVGYPSDYNKFRKKGVQTNSNGYNSNARAHNAITDNQFQGSEQCVTNKSIAEENMSDYKGKKVDSSPQNGTSEMGLYPFTKDQYNQIVHLLKNVEDNRVAVNLVSSASLAGFLQ, encoded by the exons ATGAGGGTAGCTTTGCTTGAAAggaacaaatttggattagTGGATGGATTGTGCAAGAAAGAAGTGTTTCCAAATGGGATGGAAAATCACTGGGAGAGAGCGAATGTTGTAGTTCTGTCATGGTTGATGAATTTAGTGGAAAAAGGATTATTAGGAGGCACAATGTATGCCTCTAATGCTCAAGAAGTATGGGAGGAACTTTTCGAAAGGTTCAACAAAATTGATGGTTCAAAAACTTACAATTTACATAAAGAGATTGAAACACTGAGTCGAAGTACATCTACAGTTTCTGCATATTTTTCTAGATTGAAAAACTTATGGGAAGAGTTTGAAGATCTTATTCCAAATCCTGGTTGTAACTGTGAGAAACCCAAAGATTTTGTGGTACATCTTCAGAAGTTAAAGTTGTTTCAGTTTCTTATGGATTTAAATGACTCCTATAATCAAGCAAGAAGTCAAATCTTGCTAATGAGTCCTATGCCATCTGTTAATCATGCATATGGAATGATCATGAGTGATGAAGGACAAAGGTCTATAGCTGCAAACACAGAAATCTTGAATCCAAATCATGCAGCAAGTGGAAGTAATATTGACATGGCTATGTTTACAAGAAATGGTACTAATAGATACAAGAGGAATTATAATGAACAATGTGAGTTTTGTAAAATGAAGGGTCATACCAAAGAAGTGTGTTACAAGTTGGTAGGATATCCATCAGATTATAACAAGTTTAGGAAAAAAGGAGTGCAGACGAATAGTAATGGATATAATTCAAATGCAAGGGCTCATAATGCAATCACTGATAATCAGTTTCAAGGGTCAGAACAATGTGTCACAAATAAGAGTATAGCAGAAGAAAATATGTCAGATTACAAAGGAAAAAAAGTGGATTCTTCTCCACAAAACGGAACATCTGAGATGGGGTTGTATCCATTTACCAAAGATCAATATAATCAGATTGTGCATCTTTTGAAGAATGTTGAGGACAACAGAGTTGCTGTAAATTTAGTTTCCTCGGCAAGCTTAGCAG GATTTCTCCAATGA